The genomic region CCCCAATCGAAATCCACCGGCACACCGGCAATTTCCCAATGGCCGCTTGGCGTATCCTTGCCGCGTGATAGTTCCTTGGCATGGCCAAATGCGCCGATCATTGCACCACCATGATCAAGCCCGGGCGGGACACGACCAGTCGCATCCTTGGCGGCCTCGCCAAGACCAAGTGCGACCATGTTCGGAACATTCAGGGGACCACTGCGCTTGTCGCTATCGGCAAGGCCTTTGGCACATTGTTCTGCGATATGGCCAAGGGTATCAGAGCCCTGATCACCGAATTTTGCCGCGTCCGGTGCCGAACCGATCCCGAAGCTGTCCGCCACGATAATGATGGCACGTGCCATTGATGTCTTCCTTCAAACCTTACCCGGGCAATGCGATGCCCAGCAGATAGTCATAAATTCTAGTAGTTGCCAGTCGCAGCCGGTGCATCACCCGGTTTCCTGCCACAGGTTTCAAGCAACGCGGTCAAAACGCCACTTGCCCCGAAACGGAAGGTTTCCGGTTTTGCCCAGGATTCGCCCATAATGTGATCGGCAATCGCCAGATAAAGTGCGGCGTCCTCGGTTGATTTAACTCCGCCGGATGCCTTAAAGCCAGCACCCAAACCATCCTCGTCACGGGCATCACGAATGGCCGTAAGCATTGCAACCGCGGCTTCGGGCGTTGCGCCGACAGATACCTTGCCGGTCGATGTCTTCACGAAATTCGCCCCATGCTTGATGGTAAGCCGGGCGGCGTCGTAAAGTTTGCCAAGATCATCAAACTCGCCGCTTTCAAGGATCACCTTCATGGTGGTCATGGTTCCGCAGGCCGTGCGCGTCGCATCGACAACATCCGTTGCAGTCGCAACATCGCCATCAAGAAACGCCTTGTAGGGGAAGACAAGATCGATCTCGTCCGCGCCCTTGGAAACGCAATTTGCGGTCTCGTCGGCGACACGCTGGGCATTGGTGCCGCCTTCGGGGAAGTTCACCACGGTTGCGGTTTTCACACCTGACTGGCCCAGTGCCCGCCACGAGGTTTCAATAAACGGGGCATAGACGCAAACAGCTGCTGTGTTTCCCTCTGGCGTTTGCGCGCGTTTGCACAGGGCTTCGATGACCTGTTCATTGTCATCGTCATTCAGGCTGGTCAAATCCAGAACAGAAATCGCGCGGCGCGCCGTCTCGGGGTCTGCCACGGCCTTGTTCTTGGCAGCTGAAATGACTTCTGAAACAGTTTTCGGATCGAACATCAAACATTCCTTGCAACGCGCACTGCGCGGTTCGTCAATATCGGCAAAATCGGTGACCATCTGGCCCGAATGAGAAAGACGGATCAACGACGGCCTGAAGGGTATCCAACCTTCATTCGGCAATCAATCGATCCGTCTCAAAATACAGTTTCAATCAGAACGCGGAAACGTCAAAGGCGCGCTATTTCGACAGCAGAAGCTGACCTTCACGTCCTTCAAGCGGTTTTTCACCCGCGACCGAGCACAGATATCCGCCCGGAACGACAAGCCGAATACCAATACGGGAATACAGCACCCCGTCGGTTCGGCTGGTGAACGGGGTTTTTTCGCCGGTTTCACAATCAAGAACATAGCCAAGCTCCTGACCGGCTTTGACTTTTGCGCCAGCATCAACCGCGAAAACAACCATGCCACCATGTGACGCCATCACGCGATCCACACCGGCAAGCGGGGTGGCATCACATTTGGCGTCCGGCAGGGGGCCCGGGTCGCCGACAATCAGGCCACGGCGCTGCAGGAACTTGAACAGATTGGCGGCGTCTGCGATTGCGTAATCGTCATAAACATCGCGATCACCGCGCAGCTCGATCGTGGTTGCCAGTGTCGCCATCGGGATCGGGAATTTGTCGCCATAGGCACGGCGAAGTTCGACCCAGGGGCGGCTGAATGCCTCGTCAAACGGGTTGTCACCACTGATTTCTGCAATCAGGCTGCATTCTGATCCGATCTGTGCCGAGAGATCCGCGGCATCCGGCCAGTTATGGTCGCTGATGTAAAGATGCATCGGCGCTTCCCAGTCGCAATGCAGATCCATGACGTAATCGGCATCAATCGCAAGCTCCGCCAGCGTCAGACGCAAATCCTGCAGATCTGTCAGCGGGCTGACATCCTTGCGGTGTTCCTTGATCAGGCGGCGCAACTCGGTCCGGATTAATGCAACGTTGGCCTCGGCATCCTGACCCAGTTTGCCGTCAACGGCATCAATAAGTGCTGCACTCAGATCCGGGTAGTGACGGTTAAAGTTCTGACCACTACGCATTTCGAACCGTCCGAGCGGCTTCATATCGACATACTGGGTAAAACCGATCGGATTGGCGAAGGGAACAACAACGATTTCGCCGGTGATGTCGCCCTTGGCGTCGGCTTCCTTCAGAAGTGCCTCAAGATGGTGCAGCGTAATGACGCCGGGCAATTCATCAGCATGCAAGGCAGCCTGAAAATAGGCCTTTGGACCTTGGCCCGGTTTGCCAAAGCGACGCACGGTCAAAGCGCGCGAGGTGCCCATTTGCGGGCGGACGAGTTCAATGCGTTCTTCTTGCATTTCGATATCCTGAAAGGTGGTGGCGTGGGGCAAATCAACCCGGCCGGATCAAGGCACCTTCGACGCCATGCCGACAGGTACCTATCTCCGAATACCGGGTTTGATCGGGTATTTTTTAGGCCGAGGTTGCTGCTTTTGCTCTGTCTGTTTTGGGTTCGTTGCGCTGCTCACTGCGACGCAGATAGCGTTCGATCCCCTTGAAACCAAAAGTCAGCGAGTAAACGATAATCAAATAGATCACACCGGCCGATATAAACGCCTCATAGGGAAGGGCGGTGCGGGCGACAATCTTACGGGCAGCACCGGTCAGTTCCATCATCGTCACGGTCGATGCCAGCGACGTTGCCTTGAGGGTAAAGATCACATCGTTGGTGTAGGCAGGCCAGATCATCTGCCACATCCGGGGAAAGATAATGCGCCGATAGGTAATCCACGGCGACATGCCGCATGCACGGGCGGCTTCAAGTTCACCATTGGGCACATTCTGGATGCCGCCGCGCATGATTTCGGCAACATAGGCCGCCGTGTTCAGAACGAAGGTCAGCAGACAATACCAATACGGGTCGCGCAGATAGGTCCAGGTCCAATGATCCTGAATGCCGTCGATGTTGGCAATCAGTTGCCCGACGCCATAATACATCATGAACAACTGTCCGATCAGCGGCGTTCCACGGAACACATAGATGAAGGCAAAGGGCAGGGCCTGTATCCAGACCTTCTTCGAAACACGCGCCACAGCCAACGGAATGGCCAAAAGCGTGCCAAGCGTCACCGAAATCACCAGCAGCTCGATGGTAAGCAAAAAGCCGCGCCATAGCCAAGTGTCGTACTTGCCAAGAACGTATATGAAATCTTCAAACATCTGCTACGCCCTCGCCACACCGCGGGCAGCCCGCTTTTCAAGATAGTTGAAGACCAGCAGCGAAACCGTTGTAAATGAAAGGAACATAAGCATCGCCACCAGATAGAAGGTGAACGGTGCCTTCTCTGTTCCGGCGCCAATGGCGGCCTTTCGCATGATTTCCTCAACACCGACAACCGAAATAAGCGCGGTATCCTTGATCAGAACCTGAAAGAGGTTGTTAAGCCCGGGCAGGGCGAAACGCCAAAGTTGTGGTAGCTTGATGCGCATGAAAATCTGCATCGGTGTCATGCCACACGCTGTCGCGGCCTCGATCTGACCAACGGGGATAGATTGCATGGCGGCACGGAAAACTTCGGATGCGAATGCACCCTGAACCAGGGCCAAGGCAGCAACACCTGACCAGAATGCGGGGATATCCACGCGGGTTTCCTCGCCGGAAATCGCTTCGGCAAGGCTTTGGACAGCAATGGTGCCGCCGAAATAAATCAACAAAATAACAAGCAGTTCGGGAATGCCGCGAATAAGAACGGTATAGCTTTCCCCGATCACACGCAGTGTGCGATAGCGCGACAGCTTTGCTGAGGCGCCTAACAAACCAATAACAATCATGAATGGCAAAACGGTTAGGCAAAGCTGAACTGTGACCAGTCCCCCTTCAAGCATCTGCCAGCCGCGACCGTATAAATCAAGCATGGTATCTCCAGCTTTCCTTGATGCCGAACGTGCTTTTCACCCCTGATTAAAAGCAACACCCAACAATAAGGGAGGGGCGGCGAACAATTCGCCGCCCCGGATAGATAAGGCAGATCAATTCGGATGCAGATCGATCGCCGGGAAGTATTTCTTGTTCAGTTCTTCGTAAGAACCGTTTTCAAGCATTTCAGCCAAGGCTTTGTTGAAGATTTCCTTCAGGTCCTGATCTTCCTTGCGAATACCGATGCCGGCACCTTCGCCGAACCACTCGCTCGGTGCGAACTGGTTGGAAACGAAGCCGTAACCGTTGCCTTCTTCGGAGCTTACCCAAGCGTCAAGCGTGCCCGAGTCAGCAAGGGTCGCGTCGACACGGCCAGCGGTCAGGTCAAGCAGGGCTTCGTCCTGAGTGCCGTACATGCGGATTTCGATACCCGGGAAGTTGTCTTCAAGGAAGTTTGCGTGCGTGGTCGAACGCTGAACACCGATCACCATGCCATCAAGCGCGTCTTCGATGACTTCGCCGTCTTTATATGCGGTGATGCTCATACCGTCCTTACCAACGAACACGGCCGGAGTGTTGCTGTAATAGTCGGAGAAATCGATGGAGCGCTTGCGCTCTTCGGTGATCGACATCTGAGCGATGATCGCGTCATATTTCTTGGCCAAAAGCCCCGGAATCATGCCGTCCCAGTCCTGAGCAACGATGTCGCATTCGATCTTTGCGGTTTCGCAAAGCTTGTTAGCGAAATCAACGTCGAAACCGATGAGGTTGCCATTGTCGTCCATCATGTTGAACGGAGGATAGGCACCCTCGGTCGCAATAACGACTTTTTCCCAGGCAGCACTTGCTGCCGAAGCACTCAGTGCAATGCCAATTGCTGCGGCAGATGCAACCTTGATCCAGTTTTTCATTCATAGTCTCCCTTGTTGATTGGAATGGCGCGCAACGACGTGCTCGCATTCTTGCGGCCAGAGCCAACCAGGCCCTGGTCTGCCCAAATCAGAAATCGCGCTGAAGAAATTGCTTCATGCGTTCCGATTTTGGATTCTCGAATACATCGGTCGGATTGCCGAATTCCTCAA from Thalassospira indica harbors:
- the deoC gene encoding deoxyribose-phosphate aldolase, with translation MFDPKTVSEVISAAKNKAVADPETARRAISVLDLTSLNDDDNEQVIEALCKRAQTPEGNTAAVCVYAPFIETSWRALGQSGVKTATVVNFPEGGTNAQRVADETANCVSKGADEIDLVFPYKAFLDGDVATATDVVDATRTACGTMTTMKVILESGEFDDLGKLYDAARLTIKHGANFVKTSTGKVSVGATPEAAVAMLTAIRDARDEDGLGAGFKASGGVKSTEDAALYLAIADHIMGESWAKPETFRFGASGVLTALLETCGRKPGDAPAATGNY
- a CDS encoding succinylglutamate desuccinylase/aspartoacylase family protein, with amino-acid sequence MQEERIELVRPQMGTSRALTVRRFGKPGQGPKAYFQAALHADELPGVITLHHLEALLKEADAKGDITGEIVVVPFANPIGFTQYVDMKPLGRFEMRSGQNFNRHYPDLSAALIDAVDGKLGQDAEANVALIRTELRRLIKEHRKDVSPLTDLQDLRLTLAELAIDADYVMDLHCDWEAPMHLYISDHNWPDAADLSAQIGSECSLIAEISGDNPFDEAFSRPWVELRRAYGDKFPIPMATLATTIELRGDRDVYDDYAIADAANLFKFLQRRGLIVGDPGPLPDAKCDATPLAGVDRVMASHGGMVVFAVDAGAKVKAGQELGYVLDCETGEKTPFTSRTDGVLYSRIGIRLVVPGGYLCSVAGEKPLEGREGQLLLSK
- a CDS encoding ABC transporter permease, whose amino-acid sequence is MFEDFIYVLGKYDTWLWRGFLLTIELLVISVTLGTLLAIPLAVARVSKKVWIQALPFAFIYVFRGTPLIGQLFMMYYGVGQLIANIDGIQDHWTWTYLRDPYWYCLLTFVLNTAAYVAEIMRGGIQNVPNGELEAARACGMSPWITYRRIIFPRMWQMIWPAYTNDVIFTLKATSLASTVTMMELTGAARKIVARTALPYEAFISAGVIYLIIVYSLTFGFKGIERYLRRSEQRNEPKTDRAKAATSA
- a CDS encoding ABC transporter permease — protein: MLDLYGRGWQMLEGGLVTVQLCLTVLPFMIVIGLLGASAKLSRYRTLRVIGESYTVLIRGIPELLVILLIYFGGTIAVQSLAEAISGEETRVDIPAFWSGVAALALVQGAFASEVFRAAMQSIPVGQIEAATACGMTPMQIFMRIKLPQLWRFALPGLNNLFQVLIKDTALISVVGVEEIMRKAAIGAGTEKAPFTFYLVAMLMFLSFTTVSLLVFNYLEKRAARGVARA
- a CDS encoding transporter substrate-binding domain-containing protein — translated: MKNWIKVASAAAIGIALSASAASAAWEKVVIATEGAYPPFNMMDDNGNLIGFDVDFANKLCETAKIECDIVAQDWDGMIPGLLAKKYDAIIAQMSITEERKRSIDFSDYYSNTPAVFVGKDGMSITAYKDGEVIEDALDGMVIGVQRSTTHANFLEDNFPGIEIRMYGTQDEALLDLTAGRVDATLADSGTLDAWVSSEEGNGYGFVSNQFAPSEWFGEGAGIGIRKEDQDLKEIFNKALAEMLENGSYEELNKKYFPAIDLHPN